The sequence attattgtgaattaatctttatttttttattttttaatactcagctcaaatatattcaattaaaattatttattttaatatatatatatatatatatatatatatatatatatatagggtgcggttatagtgagaaccacaattatcgtgagaacataagaaccaataaaattactgcatctgctatacaaattaatgcatccgctattttattttatgcatccgaaaaaaataagttttttgctgccttcaggattcgaacccagcacctgtatccatccaccaagatgatgcatccaccgtagatcttgatgatcgaatggcttaaaatggttctccgttcttattttattagtggttcttatttgaatctctccctatatatatatatatatatatatatatatagggagaggttcaggaaagaaccataaataaaagaagaccggagaaccattttcagccattcgatcatcaagatctacggtggatgcatcatcttgttggatgaatgcagatcatgggttcgaatcctgaagggagcatttttttttatttttgtgagtgcattaattttaaccgcggatgcattaatttttacagtgaatgcattagatttgatggttctcccgttctcacaaataatgtagttctctctagaaccacaccctatatatatatatatatagatatatatattaatatggtGATTGcgttggtatcaattttatatatatatatatatatatatatatatagggtagggttaatataaaaacccctcttaagatgaaaactaggaaccaatttaaaaccattggtttaaataaaatagagggttgagattaaactacagatgcacaatttcgattgcatagatgcacagtttcaattgcatagatgcacaatttcgatttgcttgagtattttgcattgttggtttcaattgcataaattgcatattttttaattgcacagtaaaatataatagatgcacaatttcttttattgactaaatcctaactattagatctaatatttaaaaggtcaagattaggttcctagttctcattttaacagaggtttttattagaacctcttcctatatatatatatatatatatatatatatatataggaataagATCATGTATTATCCAAGCTTATGGTAGTACCATAGGACCaattcttgaccacacatttatgacatgtggcgcatcaagatggtgacacgtggcaaggcattccaaggcaaaatctggagaggggtaaaattgaaatataattttcggaattaaaaattaaaaaatatatatatatatttttagattttcacaaaatagatatattttagatgcataaagtctcacacgaagatgcataaagttttcacatgaaatgcataactttgaacagaaaaatgcatttgatttttacagttttggtattttcaccaccccaccccataccactccccaccccaccccacaccatcccccaaccctccccattaccaccccccaaaaataggcatgtttcacatgcatataaaatcaaacaaaaatgcataaagttttcacataaaaatgcattaaattatacaaaaaatgcatttcattttaataaatctggtattttcgccaccctacccctgccccaccccccacccccccaaatatattttttttttcaaaaactgattttctgattgctgacccacCCTCACCCccaaatttgtttttttcaaaaactaattttctgattgctgacccacccacaccccctcccccccaaaaaaaaaacttatttgtagttaatgttttatgcattttcatgtaataatatatgcactatgcattcttcttttttatatacatatgttttataatattttattttagggtatagggtttagggtttagtgtttagatttttagtgtttaggtttttagtctttaggatttagtgtttagtgtttagggtttagtttttagggtttagtgtgtagtgttttagtgtataggttttagtgtttagtatttattttagggtttgggttttagtatttagggtttaatgatgtttagattttagtgttttagtatttagagtttagtttttaggtttcagtgtgtagtgttttagtgtatataggttttagtgtttagtatttattttagggtttttcttttagtgtttagggtttaatgatgtttagagtttagtgttttagtatttagggtttagtttttaggttttagtgtgtagtgttttagtgtatataggttttagtgtttagtatttattttagggtttgggttttagtatttagggtttaatgatatttaaattttagtgttttaatatttagggtttagtttttaggttttagtgtATATAGATTTTAGTGTTTAGTCTTTCTTTTCGGGTTTTTGTTTTCGTGTTTCGGCTTTCCTGCTGTTTCGCGTTTCGTGTTTTGTCTTTCGGGTTTCGTTTTTCGGTTTTCGTGTGTCGTGTTTTCGTGTCTCTCGCTTTTCGTGTTTCGTCTTTCTTTTCGGGTTTCCTGCTGTTTCGTTTCGTGTTTTCGTCTTTCGGGTTTCGTGTTTCGGGTTTTTCTTTCCCCCAATAAttatttgtagttaatgttttatgcatttcatgtaataatatatgcatatcaGTGTATGAAATTATGCActcctaaaaattaaaaaaaaaaattgaaaattaaatttttgtttggggggaggggtgggtcagtggttaaaaaattaattttggaaaaaattaaaaaaaaaaattgggtgggtGGGTgagtgggtggggtgggggtgaggatgggtcagtggtcagaaaatcagtttttgaaaaaattaaaaaaaaaaattggggggtggtgggtgggtgggtgggtgggacggtggggtgggggtggggttgggtcagtggtcagaaaatcagtttttgaaaaaaaaaaaatttggggcggcgtgggtggggggtggcggggtgggggtgggggggttcatgtcgcagcccgattcccgacactagtaatagtggggtacgagtatcgatacgactatttgaaaagaataaaagacaagaagaataggtcgaacatcaagcggaagcttacATGAAAAAGTGTCAAGGAAAAGCATCATAAAGAAACTCTAGGGGTATAAACGTCAAAATCGTCATAACTCCATAAATATCAGAAATTTcatgaacaaaaacaaaacaggtatagcttaattttcataaggaagaataatatgcagagtatcgcagcaaaaggcgatccgattatatgtatgaagacacataaccgtgaatatattacttgattcaaaagaaaataaagtatttcAATTATCAAGGCTCTATCAATCATCACGGCAACATTTAATATGAACACATCGATCGAAAcgttcccccaccagcaccagtccaatctcgctccattgcttagcctgcacatttagaaatatatgcagggcatgagtatataatactcagtgggcaaacgccgaaaaaaaacatgaaaggcgctcttagagctactccctccgtccatgaaaaagagtcatgtttcccctcttttttttgtccatgaaaaagagtcctgTTTCACTTTTTTGACAACTTTACCCTTATTTTGTTTCACTATTTACTTTAGTTGCCATTGATGGGCCCAccacaaataaaatttaaacaCTCTTTTTATTCCTTAATTAACTTCTGTCTTAATTAATTGTCTTCATTAATCACCCCATTAAACGTCTGAAACCCCCCTTCCCCACATTATTTCTTAAAAATCATGTGTATGCCATTTAAAATGAAAACCCTAATTCTTGAACTATCTCGCCGCCGTCCGCCGTCTCTCACCCTAAGCCAGGTCGCCGTTTACCCCTTTCGCCTTCGATTCCTCATTACCTCTCACCTCTGATCGATGGATCTTGAAccatctctcactctctctgtAAATGCGGTGATTCTACCGAAGAATCGCTGGATTTGTTGCCATCTCGGACGGATCTCTGTAAATCCGGTGATTCTACCGATGAATCACTAAATATGTTGCTGGCACCTCCGATTTTCGGTGATACGACACCTCTAATGGAGCCTTTCCGTCGTGGGCTGACGAGCCGCCTCCCTCAAACCGCTGTCTCATATCCGGCATTTTCCCCGCCGTTGACGGTGGTGCCAGAAACGAAGAACGCCGACCAGTGATGTTTGAAGGCTGgtgatgtaatttttttatgatgttGCTGAACATGTTGGTTTAATTCGAAAAAATGTGGTGATTAAGAAATGTTGGTTCAATATGCAGCAATCAATTTTTTATGATGCAGCAATCTGGGTAAATTTAGGATGATTCGAAATAATGTGGGATGATCCTTTGGGTAAATTTAGGATGATCATCTGAACTTGTTGGCTTAATTTACTAAATTCAGTTTTGATTCGAAAAATGGGTAAATTTAGGATGATCCTCTGAATTTGTTGGAATTTATTGCTGGAATTCATTTCTTGCAGctatctgatttttttttttcgattaagTTTGAATCTGAAATGTTGGTTTAATTTGCTGGAATTCATTGTTtgaatctgatttttttttcgattaagTTTTAAATCTGAATGTTGGCTTAATTTGCTAGAATTCATTGTTTGAATCtgatttgtttttttcttttcgattaAGCTTGAATATGAAATGTTGGTTTAATTTGCTGGAATTCATTGTttgattctaattttttttttcgattaagTTTGAATAATCTGAAATGTTGGTCTGAACccttaattgttggaataataCGAAACATTAAATGAATTGAGAATTAAGAAGCTTTAAAAGTcatattaacactacccctataaatatacttctctctcctcttaCACCTACTTTcacaattttcttaaaacccgtgccgagtcccaaatgggactctttttcatggacggagggagtatatatttggAACTTGCCatatctcagcaatacacagaaataagttagcataaatgaatctgtgcatgcagttttaataatcataatatcataaagaaacgatagcgttatcaaagtactcatcatgcatgtaccacatctacaactcatcattatcaaaggtactgagaagtaggcctccctctcaagtaccgtgaccggccgacccgaagacggctcacagtcacctctgtgtacacaaccccgcttgtggcaggatccgaattcgtctaatcagtagagggtaacatacaagctcaacatcaaaaattggcaagtcaaacagttctcaaacatcatttatctcaaatcatttgataagctcataacatcatcatcaatcattttagaaagctcatacgataaacgtatactcaaaatattgcccacctgtaatccttcgcttaagctcggataggaataggtgacttacttcttcgtctcgctcgggtcttcataaatcatcaacatcatcacgaaagttcatgtgataaaacaaaccttagttacATCACATTACTAAAAATTCAATctcgtctcaacaataacttctcactcaacgtctatttacccaataaaactaagtccctaggtatactcaacttctaaagATTTACACGTTTtactctcgatttaactctcaactcggaccatactcatagcaaacaagcacataggcatgtacaaacacataagcatacaactcacacacacatacatcacaaacaagcaaacataagtttgactcggagaccagagcagagaaatgctcagtggtcagagtggaaaaactcagcagagcagagcagactagctcggcagagcagagaagaaatactcgccagagcagaggaaaattcacgtcagagcagagaaatgaactctctgtcatagcagaggaatgacgaactctctgtcataccagaggaatgacgaactctctgtcataccagaggaatcaaaatatcagaggaatcaatcgccagaggaatcaatatatcagaggaatcaatcgtcagaggaatcaaaatatcagaggaatcactcgtcagaggaatcaatagtcagatgaatgacgaactctctgtcatagcagaggaatgaactctCTGCCAGCAGCGAAATGAACTCTCTGCCAGCAGCGAAATGCACAACTCGCAGAGTAGAGcaagactcaaggcagaacagtgCAGACAAGAGCAAACTcgaaaattcatcaactttttcattcccgaaattcatcaaacatcacgttaatcctttcatatattcatgctcatcatcaaatcatcattcaagacataacttacagattttttccaatttcttatatcaaactaaattttgtaaaaactcatatctcaagactaagctttgcaaaacacaccttaatcacctcaaatcatcacatataacatatTTCTCGTcccaattttagaaaagaaccagaaagatttttttaaagggcatgaaccctaattttcgaaaatgaagaaaaatgaggagggggagtttctcatgcttcagtcATCCTTCTATACACATATATCTCACAATAAAGTCTAGATCCAAAAGATTAAAACACTTACTCAAGtagtttcaagaaaaggaaatcttctctctattcttcaagcattaaactcctctttcttcttgaatcacgagtggaaagtgtttaaggactagatttagtggagtATTCCACCATGGATACGTCTTGAGAAGcttgagcttagtctccaatgggggagagaaagaatggcgtgagggagagagaagaaagtGAAGGGCCGAAAATGAGAGtgaaggaaagagagagaaaaggtcTTTTGTTTTTATCTCCAAACTTACTCTCTAAGCTaaaaagcattaaatgctcattAAATGCCCAAATAGTACTTTGTCTCCCCACTTGGCCACTTGTCTAATCACTCATGTGAGaaagattaaaataatgggagtgagtgtaggaatgtgtggtggtaaataaaaatcatgtatgCTATTATTCAAAAATCACAATGACTCAAATATAAGTGTACACGTATCacgtaaatcacataacgtcaatcaaATAGCTCACATAGTTGTCACGTTAACAACagatcatcactcgtcattaatctaatcgtcactctagcttaatcctctctatagtgactctcaatcactacctcgactctatctctcgtctttcatctcaactCAAAATCAATTTACATCTCTATCTCCactctaacatcattctcaattctatccacatctctattttactcatattaccatccatcgataacttcctctcgatTTTAGTAAGCTAGTCTTTAACTCTCATGGTTCTCACTAGTATTTCGATGCTATTGCAAGGTAACCAAAATACGGGTGTTATatcatcaagggttctctctctctctcttcctcgactctatgtcaaactcattactcctattttcttaataggacagtcaatctctgataactcggtatccggtaattctattcccggtagttggaagtaaaataaaatctcaactcaattcaatcagcatctctaacttgactcgtttctcaaatctcatcactctaactccatcattggtttgtccactcataactctatttaaaagaaaatctgtcttatctggtcataaaaaaaaaataatctcgcatctcgacatctcagtattctcaatagtgttaaaacactatctcccaacataaggaaaagtacggggtgttacagttcaggggtgtggggggtggggtggggtggagtTGGGgtgggtgaaatcttatgcatttttatatgaaactgtATGCATCTTAGTTTGAACCTTTATACatctaaaatatgaatattttgagaataaaaaaaatatatatatttttaatatacgaaaatattttccaatttTACCTCTGTCCAGATTTTTGTCTTGAATTGCCTTGGAAGcttcttgccacgtgtcacaagCTCAATGCACCTCTTATCTAAAtcgtgtggtcaagatttggttCTACGGTACTaccataagcttggatactacaagaacccaaccctatatatatatatatatatatatatatatatatatatatatgttttctaTGCAATGCACATGGTGCAAATGCTAATTTATAGTCCCCTCGTCCCATAAGAAAGtatcacattttttttaatcacaaCCACTAATTTCTACATAATTCCACAATCAATGCAACTATAATCACTCATTTTTACTTAACACATTATCTATCAACCCcttcttaaaactcatgtcattttatatgtgatattataggatgaagatatataaattactccctccgttccgcgAAACATGAGTCATTTTTATGgacatgaaatttaaaaaaaatatagtatttagtgtgttaaatgtggtaggtAAAAAtttgaataaagaaaaaaaaattgtcatataaGAAAACATAACAAATTTCATGAGACGACCTAAAAATGAACAGGAGTACTTACTAAGGGAAGATGACTTCATTGGAATAAAAGTTTAGTCATAGCGACATTTTCTCGTATTTTCGTAcaacttataatttttttttttttgactttagGAGAGGGAGAGCGGTAGGATTTGATCCCTGAATCTCACTATTCGTAAATAGGAATTCGCATCGCTTGGTGTCCCGTCCCCAATATAACATATACTGAATATGTATGTACTCACTGGCGGATGCAGCTTGGAACATGGGGGTGCAGCTGcatccccaaaaaaaaataaaaaaaattagtagtattaatattcatatataaattattttagatttagtttttgcacccccaattaaaagttttaatccaaaataaaagagaaattcagtttttaaaatcctaaattccaTTGGCCCAATTAAAAAGAGAGCTcatcatctctttctttttcattcttttgatcaagcccatcatttaatcaatcaattacctcaattattaattaaacaaaaaagttgAAAGTATACATTTTGCATTTGGAATGCAaagttattactattatatttgtattttagtaaaaaaatgtctaaaatgtattgaaggcCTCAAAAAAAATTTTCGGGGGCGGTCAAAAAAATTCTAGCTCCACCAGtgtttataagattattttttgcatCCCCAATTTagaaatcctggatccgccactgtaTGTACTCCGTCCAAAGTCATTAAATGGCCCTGCCCTATCGGTTCTTACATTTACCGATATACTTAGATCAAGATTGCAATAATTCAAAATCAAATTGAGGaatttcatatttattataCATTGAATATTGCATTAATATCCTACAGATCCTTCCGTCCATTATTTTACTAAAAATTAAAGAGAATACGTAAACGATTATATCAATGTTAAAACTGCACGCTTGCTGGTTGGCGCGCGcgcacacaaacacacacacacacactatatatatatatatatattaatattaatttcttCTTATAATGATCTCACGAGTGCGCGCTAAGATATATGTCACATGGGCTATCAATAATCTTTACACACTCTCCCACAACAGACACATGCACACTTGAATACATATATGTGCCAAAACTCAATTCTGTAATCGCAGCCaaaaattttgataaaattatgAAGATGAAATTTGTAGGGCAATGCAGCAGTCTGCTCATACTCGGCCTCGCTCTCTATCTAATCAGCATTTCATGCACCAACAAACGCCTCCTTTTCCCCGCTTCCGATTTCTTCTATCCACTGCTCAAACCCACACAGTTTCCCGAAACACCACTACCCGTAAACACCTCGGAAACAAATCTCAGCCACCTCGTCTTCGGGCTGCTCGGCTCCGAGAAGGGGTGGCGCCACCGCAGGGCCTACATAGAGTCGTGGTGGCGGCCTAACGCCACACGAGGCGTTCTCTTCCTGGACAAAGCCCCATCGGCGGAGCTCCTGCCGTGGCCGGCGGGTCTGCCGCCATACAAGGTGTCGGATGACCTGAGCGGAATATTGAAGAAATCGGACATCCGGGCGCAGAGGATGGTGCATGGGATCATGGAGGCGGTGAGGGAGATGGGCGATGAAGAGTTCCGGTGGCTGGTGATGGGAGACGACGATTCCATATTTTACGTGGATAACATAGCGGACGTGGTGGCGACGTACGACCACACCAAGTATTTCTACCTCGGCGGGCAGTCGGAGTTCATCATGTCGAGTTATTGGTTCTCGTTCAACCAGGCATTTGGTGGAGCAGGGATCATCTTGAGTGCACCTCTGGCTATAGCTTTGGCTGCGGATATGGAGAATTGTTTGAAGAGATATGCGTTCTTGAATTCTGCTGATAATACAACCAAGAATTGCATTGCTGATATCGGAGCGAATCTATCACCCCAAATGGGGAATCACCAGGTCATTAATATTCTTTACTACATTTTCATGCTTccgttcttttctttttctatgaCGTAATTAAGTTTCatcatatatatagattaattaCGTTAGTGGTTGTGATGGTTTTGCTCATGACatgagaaatgaaaatatttgGAGTACACAGAAGTACGTACTATATTAATTAGGGGTGTTTGCGTTTGTTTGGTGTGATTTAacataaaaaatcaaatcaaatatggCTCAA comes from Salvia miltiorrhiza cultivar Shanhuang (shh) chromosome 3, IMPLAD_Smil_shh, whole genome shotgun sequence and encodes:
- the LOC131013998 gene encoding uncharacterized protein LOC131013998, translating into MSHGLSIIFTHSPTTDTCTLEYIYVPKLNSVIAAKNFDKIMKMKFVGQCSSLLILGLALYLISISCTNKRLLFPASDFFYPLLKPTQFPETPLPVNTSETNLSHLVFGLLGSEKGWRHRRAYIESWWRPNATRGVLFLDKAPSAELLPWPAGLPPYKVSDDLSGILKKSDIRAQRMVHGIMEAVREMGDEEFRWLVMGDDDSIFYVDNIADVVATYDHTKYFYLGGQSEFIMSSYWFSFNQAFGGAGIILSAPLAIALAADMENCLKRYAFLNSADNTTKNCIADIGANLSPQMGNHQIDLRGDISGLLSSHPLSPLLSLHHLDVVDPIFPFRDRFESARHLMTAAAVEQSRMLQQIICHDKESNWSISIAWGYSAQIYETIFPRSYLQMPLETFKPWMKTSGPPPYYRFNTRPRSNDPCEAPHSFFLEVVEKAEERREIITTYARAWPRPLPPCSSTGAHSADGINMIQVYSPASKRNQMDRCECCDIIGKDNLMAEVRLRECMADEIIA